The following proteins are encoded in a genomic region of Neovison vison isolate M4711 chromosome 12, ASM_NN_V1, whole genome shotgun sequence:
- the LOC122892242 gene encoding taste receptor type 2 member 42-like gives MLAGLDIIFLTLSTAEFIIGMLGNVFIGLVNCSEWVKNREISLVDFILTCLAVSRISQLLVSSFESFMMGLSPPFYSTHKLAKPVTLLWRITNHLSTWFTTCLSIFYLFKIAQFSHSLFLWLRRRMNRVVLAILVFSLFILLFDLLLLETFNDFFWNIHVMDESNLTLHINESKTSYIKTLVLLSISYIIPIVLSLTSLLLLFLSLVKHIRNLKLNSMGSRDFSMQAHKKAIKMVVSFLFLFTVHFLSIQLSNWILFLFWNNKSAKFIMLAVYIFPSGHSLILILGNSRLRQTALNVLWHLKSSLKREKTISSLQINLPEPFQ, from the coding sequence ATGTTAGCTGGATTGGATATAATCTTTCTCACACTGTCGACAGCAGAATTCATAATTGGAATGTTGGGGAATGTGTTTATTGGACTGGTAAACTGCTCTGAATGGGTCAAGAACCGAGAGATCTCTTTAGTTGACTTCATCCTCACTTGCTTGGCAGTCTCCAGAATCTCGCAGCTGTTGGTGTCATCGTTTGAATCATTTATGATGGGACTAAGTCCACCTTTCTATTCCACTCATAAACTAGCAAAACCTGTTACTTTGCTTTGGAGAATAACTAATCATTTGTCCACCTGGTTTACTACCTGCCTAAGCATTTTCTACCTCTTTAAGATAGCTCAGTTCTCCCATTCCCTTTTCCTCTGGCTGAGGAGGAGAATGAACAGAGTGGTTCTTGCaattcttgtattttctttgttcattttactGTTTGACCTTCTATTGCTAGAAACATTTAATGATTTCTTCTGGAATATCCATGTAATGGATGAAAGTAATCTGACCTTACatataaatgaaagtaaaactTCTTATATTAAAACCCTAGTTCTTCTTAGTATTTCCTATATCATTCCTATTGTTCTGTCCCTGACCTCGttgcttcttttatttctgtcGTTGGTAAAACACATCAGGAATTTGAAGCTCAACTCCATGGGCTCCAGGGACTTCAGCATGCAGGCCCATAAAAAGGCCATTAAGATGGTGgtgtctttcctcttccttttcacaGTTCATTTTTTGTCTATACAGTTGTCAAATTGgatcctttttttattttggaacaaCAAGAGCGCAAAGTTTATCATGTTGGCTGTATACATCTTTCCCTCAGGCCACTCATTAATTTTGATTCTGGGAAACAGCAGGCTAAGACAGACAGCCTTGAATGTTCTGTGGCATCTTAAAAGCtccctgaaaagagaaaaaacaatttcATCTTTACAGATAAACCTTCCAGAGCCTTTCCAATGA
- the LOC122891472 gene encoding heat shock factor-binding protein 1, whose product MAETDPKTVQDLTSVVQTLLQQMQDKFQTMSDQIIGRIDDMSSRIDDLEKNIADLMTQAGVEELEGENKIPATPKS is encoded by the coding sequence ATGGCCGAGACTGACCCTAAGACCGTGCAGGATCTCACCTCGGTGGTGCAGACACTCCTGCAACAGATGCAAGATAAATTCCAGACCATGTCCGACCAGATCATTGGAAGAATTGATGACATGAGCAGTCGCATTGACGACCTGGAGAAAAACATTGCAGACCTCATGACACAGGCTGGGGTGGAAGAGCTGGAGGGTGAGAACAAGATCCCTGCCACGCCAAAGAGTTGA
- the LOC122891728 gene encoding sialidase-like isoform X2 yields MMLGKSLVLTAWFALAVAYPVIRQEFIGDLNLITKLELINEFELTAELELAIAESIAFLESLTDLESNATPESPSDLESTDTLESIADLEPTMTSKCPTDEEFTATPEYPADLDSTVTLESTATPESPIDLESTMTPKCPTDLESTTTPESPTDLESTSTPKCPTDLESTATPESPADLESTATLESPADLESPDELDSTATPESPADLESTLTLESTTDLESPTDLASISDVVSTMGVHFEDTRAFDVTEADSEEPMTGRPDELSTSV; encoded by the exons ATGATGCTTGGGAAGAGCCTGGTACTCACAGCCTGGTTTGCCCTTGCTGTGGCTTACCCCGTCATACGCCAGG AATTCATTGGTGACCTAAACTTGATCACTAAGCTTGAGTTGATTAATGAATTTGAGTTGACCGCTGAACTAGAGTTGGCCATCGCAGAATCCATTGCCTTCCTGGAATCCCTCACTGACCTGGAGTCCAATGCGACCCCTGAATCCCCCAGTGACCTGGAGTCTACTGACACCCTGGAGTCCATCGCTGACCTGGAGCCCACCATGACCTCAAAGTGCCCCACTGATGAGGAGTTCACTGCCACCCCCGAGTACCCTGCTGACTTGGACTCTACCGTGACCCTGGAGTCCACTGCCACCCCAGAGTCCCCCATTGACCTGGAGTCCACCATGACCCCAAAGTGCCCCACTGACCTGGAATCCACCACGACCCCAGAGTCCCCCACTGACCTGGAGTCCACCTCGACCCCAAAGTGCCCTACTGACCTGGAGTCCACTGCAACCCCAGAGTCTCCTGCTGACCTGGAGTCCACCGCGACCCTGGAGTCCCCTGCTGACCTGGAGTCCCCTGATGAGCTGGATTCTACTGCGACCCCAGAGTCCCCTGCTGATCTGGAATCCACCCTGACCCTAGAGTCCACCACTGACCTGGAGTCTCCTACTGACCTTGCCTCCATTAGTGATGTGGTATCGACCATGGGTGTGCATTTTGAGGACACACGGGCTTTTG ATGTCACTGAGGCTGATTCAGAAGAGCCCATGACTGGAAGACCAG ATGAGCTGAGCACCTCTGTGTGA
- the LOC122891728 gene encoding sialidase-like isoform X1 — MMLGKSLVLTAWFALAVAYPVIRQEFIGDLNLITKLELINEFELTAELELAIAESIAFLESLTDLESNATPESPSDLESTDTLESIADLEPTMTSKCPTDEEFTATPEYPADLDSTVTLESTATPESPIDLESTMTPKCPTDLESTTTPESPTDLESTSTPKCPTDLESTATPESPADLESTATLESPADLESPDELDSTATPESPADLESTLTLESTTDLESPTDLASISDVVSTMGVHFEDTRAFEDVTEADSEEPMTGRPDELSTSV, encoded by the exons ATGATGCTTGGGAAGAGCCTGGTACTCACAGCCTGGTTTGCCCTTGCTGTGGCTTACCCCGTCATACGCCAGG AATTCATTGGTGACCTAAACTTGATCACTAAGCTTGAGTTGATTAATGAATTTGAGTTGACCGCTGAACTAGAGTTGGCCATCGCAGAATCCATTGCCTTCCTGGAATCCCTCACTGACCTGGAGTCCAATGCGACCCCTGAATCCCCCAGTGACCTGGAGTCTACTGACACCCTGGAGTCCATCGCTGACCTGGAGCCCACCATGACCTCAAAGTGCCCCACTGATGAGGAGTTCACTGCCACCCCCGAGTACCCTGCTGACTTGGACTCTACCGTGACCCTGGAGTCCACTGCCACCCCAGAGTCCCCCATTGACCTGGAGTCCACCATGACCCCAAAGTGCCCCACTGACCTGGAATCCACCACGACCCCAGAGTCCCCCACTGACCTGGAGTCCACCTCGACCCCAAAGTGCCCTACTGACCTGGAGTCCACTGCAACCCCAGAGTCTCCTGCTGACCTGGAGTCCACCGCGACCCTGGAGTCCCCTGCTGACCTGGAGTCCCCTGATGAGCTGGATTCTACTGCGACCCCAGAGTCCCCTGCTGATCTGGAATCCACCCTGACCCTAGAGTCCACCACTGACCTGGAGTCTCCTACTGACCTTGCCTCCATTAGTGATGTGGTATCGACCATGGGTGTGCATTTTGAGGACACACGGGCTTTTG AAGATGTCACTGAGGCTGATTCAGAAGAGCCCATGACTGGAAGACCAG ATGAGCTGAGCACCTCTGTGTGA